A section of the Citrus sinensis cultivar Valencia sweet orange chromosome 8, DVS_A1.0, whole genome shotgun sequence genome encodes:
- the LOC102613898 gene encoding sodium-dependent phosphate transport protein 1, chloroplastic, with amino-acid sequence MSARALFYSPILQSPPYISARNKLSQAELRPRGLSRLLLGVLSGDRVCSFRVSVRDVKSESYNVSEKSVKFEEALKDVALRSEDLGVDSESLVPWWEEFPKRWLIVVLCFSAFLLCNMDRVNMSIAILPMSAEFNWNPATVGLIQSSFFWGYLLTQIAGGIWADTVGGKAVLGFGVVWWSIATALTPVAAKLGLPFLLVVRVFMGIGEGVAMPAMNNILSKWVPVAERSRSLALVYSGMYLGSVTGLAFSPFLIHRFGWPSVFYSFGSLGTVWFTVWLSKAHSSPAEDPLLRPAEKKLIVSSCASKEPVKTIPWGLILSKPPVWALIVSHFCHNWGTFILLTWMPTYYNQVLHFNLTESGLFCVLPWLTMAFSANLGGWIADTLVSKGLSVTTVRKIMQSIGFLGPAFFLTQLSHVDSPAMAVLCMACSQGTDAFSQSGLYSNHQDIAPRYSGVLLGLSNTAGVLAGVFGTAATGYILQHGSWDDVFKVSVGLYLVGTAVWNLFSTGEKVVD; translated from the exons ATGAGCGCGAGAGCTCTCTTTTACTCACCGATTCTACAATCTCCGCCCTACATCTCGGCCCGAAACAAATTGTCGCAAGCGGAACTTCGGCCACGGGGCCTGTCTCGGCTTCTACTTGGGGTTCTGTCCGGAGACAGGGTTTGCTCGTTCCGAGTATCCGTTCGGGATGTGAAGTCCGAGTCGTACAATGTGTCGGAGAAATCTGTGAAGTTTGAGGAGGCGTTGAAAGACGTCGCGTTGAGGAGTGAGGATTTGGGCGTGGATTCGGAGAGCTTGGTTCCCTGGTGGGAGGAGTTCCCCAAACGTTGGCTTATTGTTGTTTTGTGCTTTTCGGCTTTCTTGCTTTGCAACATGGACAGA GTAAACATGAGCATCGCTATACTTCCCATGTCAGCAGAGTTTAATTGGAACCCGGCAACCGTTGGTTTGATACAATCTTCCTTTTTCTGGGGTTACCTTCTTACTCAG ATTGCTGGTGGCATATGGGCAGACACTGTTGGTGGGAAGGCCGTCCTGGGATTTGGTGTAGTTTGGTGGTCCATTGCTACAGCTCTCACACCAGTTGCTGCTAAACTTGGCCTGCCATTTCTACTTGTTGTTCGTGTTTTCATGGGGATCGGTGAG GGTGTTGCTATGCCTGCCATGAATAATATTCTGTCCAAATGGGTTCCCGTAGCAGAGAGAAGTAGATCATTAGCTCTGGTTTACAGTGGGATGTACCTTGGATCGGTTACTGGCCTGGCTTTCTCACCTTTTCTAATACATCGATTTGGATGGCCATCAGTCTTTTACTCCTTTGGTTCTTTGGGGACAGTTTGGTTTACTGTTTGGCTAAGTAAG GCACATAGTTCACCTGCTGAGGATCCTCTACTGAGACCTGCAGAGAAGAAGCTAATTGTTTCAAGCTGTGCATCCAAGGAACCTGTTAAAACAATACCTTGGGGACTAATCTTGTCAAAACCACCTGTATGGGCCCTTATAGTGTCTCACTTTTGTCACAACTGGGGGACTTTCATTCTCCTGACGTGGATGCCAACATACTATAATCAA GTCCTGCATTTCAATCTTACAGAATCTGGGCTTTTCTGCGTTTTACCCTGGCTTACAATGGCATTTTCTGCAAATCTTGGTGGCTGGATTGCAGATACACTTGTGAGCAAGGGTTTATCTGTAACAACAGTTCGCAAG ATAATGCAATCAATTGGATTTCTTGGCCCTGCTTTTTTTCTAACTCAGTTGAGCCATGTTGATTCTCCTGCAATGGCTGTTTTGTGCATGGCATGCAGTCAG GGAACTGATGCATTCTCACAGTCTGGTCTATATTCAAACCATCAGGATATTGCCCCCCGTTATTCT GGAGTATTGCTTGGTCTGTCCAATACTGCAGGAGTTCTGGCAGGAGTGTTTGGAACTGCAGCTACTGGCTATATCTTGCAACATG GTTCTTGGGACGATGTTTTCAAGGTTTCTGTTGGGCTCTATCTGGTTGGAACTGCGGTGTGGAATCTCTTTTCAACTGGTGAGAAAGTTGTGGATTAA
- the LOC102614196 gene encoding uncharacterized protein LOC102614196, whose protein sequence is MAKTTVSIGSFFYKFLSLFLLLLHLGCFIFPSNNNPSPTRKKRKASPLSPSPYSPSRLKTKPHKALSSSWSYLKRIFSNSKALKPSLSQTSSTSSTSNIISSARSSQHSLVPPDHQIHLSDIPPSVPESDISAADHNPFFPLRNDIFPCTACGEIFQKPHLLEQHQSIKHAVSELIDGDSGKNIVNIIFKTGWSNKERNPEIHRILKIHNSSKILSRFEEYRELVKTKAARNGAVRKRDERCIADGNELLRFYCSTFVCDLGQSGNSSICNQTYCSVCGIIKSGFSPKLDGISTLSSSWRAHVAIPEEIEEEFKFMNLKRAMLVCRVVAGRVGCDADDDVDMAKENGGFDSVVGRGAGGVNSRVDDDEELLVFNPRAVLPCFVIVYTV, encoded by the coding sequence ATGGCGAAAACAACAGTAAGCATTGGGTCGTTCTTCTACAAgttcctctctctctttctcctcCTACTTCACTTGGGTTGCTTCATTTTCCCATCCAACAACAATCCCTCACCAACAAGAAAGAAACGCAAGGCCTCTCCTCTCTCTCCATCTCCGTACTCCCCGTCTCGCCTTAAAACTAAACCCCACAAGGCTCTCTCATCCTCTTGGTCCTATCTCAAACGTATCTTCTCTAATTCAAAGGCCCTGAAACCCAGCTTGTCCCAGACTAGCTCTACCTCATCAACATCGAATATAATTTCCTCCGCGAGATCATCTCAGCATTCGCTGGTCCCGCCTGATCATCAAATTCACTTGTCAGACATACCTCCAAGTGTCCCGGAATCCGACATCTCGGCGGCTGATCACAACCCCTTCTTCCCTCTACGTAACGATATCTTCCCATGCACGGCTTGTGGTGAGATCTTTCAGAAACCCCATCTTCTAGAGCAACACCAATCTATCAAACATGCAGTGTCGGAGCTCATCGATGGTGATTCCGGCAAGAATATTGTGaacataatattcaaaaccGGCTGGTCTAATAAGGAGAGGAATCCTGAGATACATAGAATCTTGAAGATCCACAACAGCTCAAAGATTCTATCAAGATTTGAAGAGTACAGAGAGCTTGTCAAAACCAAAGCAGCGAGAAACGGCGCCGTAAGGAAGCGGGACGAGAGATGTATTGCTGACGGCAACGAGCTTCTGAGATTTTACTGCTCAACTTTTGTATGTGACCTGGGGCAAAGCGGCAATTCCAGCATTTGCAATCAGACGTATTGCAGCGTTTGTGGGATCATAAAGTCGGGATTCTCACCCAAGCTGGACGGAATTTCCACGCTGTCGAGCAGCTGGAGAGCCCACGTGGCGATCCCTGAGGAGATTGAGGAGGAGTTCAAGTTCATGAACCTGAAACGGGCAATGTTGGTCTGCCGGGTCGTGGCGGGCCGGGTCGGGTGCGATGCAGATGACGACGTGGATATGGCGAAGGAGAATGGCGGGTTTGACTCGGTCGTCGGGAGGGGTGCCGGTGGGGTCAACTCAAGAGTGGACGACGATGAGGAGCTTTTGGTCTTTAATCCCAGGGCTGTGCTTCCTTGCTTTGTGATTGTGTACACTGTGTAA
- the LOC102613603 gene encoding cytochrome P450 86A1 produces the protein METLAIFFSLTAAISTYAFWFYLLSRKLTGLKVYPFVGSLPILIKNRKRLHDWIASNLRATGGSATYQTTTVALPYLATKQGFYTVTCHPKNIEHILRTRFENYPKGPTWQKAFHDLLGQGIFNSDGETWLIQRKTAALEFTTRTLRQAMARWVNRTIKNRLWRILDQAAEQNFPVDLQDLLLRLTFDNICGLTFGKDPETLSPELPENPFSIAFDTATEATLQRLLYPGFLWRLEKIFGIGAEKRLKKSLEVVESYMDGAIEARKESPSDDLLSRFMKKRDVDGNLFPSAVLQRIALNFVLAGRDTSSVALSWFFWLVMNHPCVEQKIVDEISTVLKETRGSNVKKWMEEPLEFDEADKLIYLKAALAETLRLYPSVPEDFKYVVSDDVLPDGTFVPAGSTVTYSIYSVGRMKTIWGEDCLEFKPERWLSAEGDRFEPPKDGYKFVAFNAGPRTCLGKDLAYLQMKSAASAVLLRYRLSLVPGHRVEQKMSLTLFMKHGLRVFLHPRNLAAA, from the coding sequence ATGGAAACCTTAGCTATTTTCTTCAGCTTAACGGCTGCCATATCGACTTATGCATTCTGGTTCTATCTTCTATCTCGGAAATTAACCGGGTTAAAGGTATATCCCTTCGTTGGTAGTCTTCCGATTCTAATAAAGAACCGGAAGAGACTGCACGATTGGATTGCGAGCAATCTTCGAGCAACCGGAGGTTCAGCTACTTACCAAACAACTACCGTTGCTCTACCTTACTTGGCCACCAAGCAAGGGTTTTATACAGTCACTTGCCACCCTAAAAACATCGAGCATATCCTTCGAACCCGCTTCGAGAACTATCCGAAAGGGCCGACGTGGCAAAAGGCGTTTCACGATCTGTTAGGGCAAGGGATTTTCAACAGTGATGGTGAAACCTGGCTCATCCAACGCAAGACTGCTGCTCTTGAGTTCACAACAAGAACGCTAAGGCAAGCCATGGCTCGGTGGGTGAACCGGACGATCAAGAACCGTTTGTGGCGCATTTTGGATCAAGCTGCTGAACAGAATTTCCCCGTAGACTTGCAAGACTTGCTGCTTCGTTTAACTTTTGATAACATTTGCGGGCTTACGTTTGGTAAAGATCCCGAGACTCTCTCACCGGAGCTACCTGAAAATCCTTTCTCCATCGCCTTTGATACCGCCACCGAAGCTACCCTTCAGAGGCTTCTGTACCCGGGGTTCCTGTGGAGACTAGAGAAAATATTTGGCATCGGAGCTGAGAAAAGATTGAAGAAGAGCCTTGAAGTGGTCGAGAGCTATATGGACGGAGCTATCGAGGCCCGAAAAGAAAGCCCCTCCGATGATTTGTTATCGAGATTTATGAAGAAGAGAGACGTTGACGGCAACTTATTTCCAAGCGCAGTGCTTCAACGGATTGCTTTAAACTTTGTTCTTGCTGGCCGCGACACGTCATCGGTTGCTCTCAGCTGGTTTTTCTGGCTCGTCATGAACCATCCCTGCGTAGAACAGAAGATCGTTGATGAAATCTCAACGGTTCTCAAAGAAACACGAGGCAGCAACGTCAAGAAATGGATGGAGGAGCCTTTGGAGTTTGACGAAGCTGACAAGTTGATTTATCTCAAAGCGGCATTAGCTGAAACGCTGCGTTTGTACCCTTCCGTCCCAGAGGATTTCAAGTATGTTGTATCCGACGACGTTTTGCCCGATGGAACTTTTGTTCCGGCGGGTTCAACGGTGACGTATTCGATATATTCAGTGGGGAGAATGAAGACCATATGGGGTGAAGATTGCTTGGAGTTTAAGCCGGAGAGGTGGCTTTCGGCCGAAGGTGACCGGTTCGAACCGCCAAAGGATGGATACAAGTTTGTGGCTTTTAATGCTGGACCGAGAACTTGTTTAGGCAAGGACTTGGCTTACTTACAAATGAAGTCAGCAGCTTCAGCTGTGCTGCTGCGTTACCGGCTGTCGCTGGTTCCTGGTCACCGAGTGGAGCAGAAGATGTCTCTTACATTGTTCATGAAACACGGGCTTCGAGTATTCTTGCATCCACGTAATCTTGCTGCTGCATAA